A portion of the Segatella copri DSM 18205 genome contains these proteins:
- a CDS encoding YebC/PmpR family DNA-binding transcriptional regulator gives MGRAFEYRKATKLKRWGHMAKTFTKLGKQIAIAVKAGGPEPENNPSLRAIIANCKRENMPKDNIARAIKNACGKDTSDYKEVTYEGYGPHGVAVFVDTLTDNTTRTVADVRSIFNKFSGNLGTTGSLSFLFDHKAVFTFKKKEGLDMDEMILDLIDYGVEDEFDEDEENNEITIYGAPTSFGEIQKHLEAEGFEVTGAEFTYIPNNLKDVTPEERETIDKMVEKLEEFDDVQTVYTNMKPEIPVDAE, from the coding sequence CAAAGCTGAAAAGATGGGGCCACATGGCCAAGACATTTACTAAGTTGGGTAAGCAGATTGCTATTGCTGTGAAGGCAGGCGGTCCAGAACCAGAGAACAACCCATCATTGCGTGCTATCATCGCTAACTGTAAGCGTGAGAACATGCCTAAGGATAACATCGCTCGTGCCATCAAGAACGCTTGTGGCAAGGATACCAGCGATTACAAGGAAGTAACATACGAGGGATATGGCCCTCACGGAGTGGCTGTCTTCGTTGATACTCTGACAGACAACACTACACGTACTGTTGCTGACGTTCGTTCTATCTTCAACAAATTCAGCGGAAACTTGGGTACAACAGGTTCTCTGTCTTTCCTCTTCGACCACAAGGCTGTGTTCACATTCAAGAAGAAGGAAGGTCTGGATATGGATGAGATGATTCTCGACCTGATCGACTACGGCGTAGAAGATGAGTTTGATGAGGATGAGGAGAACAACGAAATCACTATCTATGGTGCTCCTACAAGCTTCGGTGAGATTCAGAAGCACCTGGAGGCTGAGGGTTTCGAAGTAACTGGTGCTGAGTTCACTTACATCCCTAATAATTTGAAGGATGTAACTCCTGAGGAGCGCGAAACTATCGACAAGATGGTTGAGAAGTTGGAAGAGTTTGACGATGTTCAGACTGTATATACCAACATGAAGCCAGAAATTCCTGTAGACGCAGAATAA